A DNA window from Helianthus annuus cultivar XRQ/B chromosome 15, HanXRQr2.0-SUNRISE, whole genome shotgun sequence contains the following coding sequences:
- the LOC110866566 gene encoding uncharacterized protein LOC110866566 — protein sequence MIGGVWCNIIKLLDKVSLDNKPLKQYIVGKVGSGELIQFWFDPWLSIGPLFLRFPALFQPEKKKDCKIVDRIGFVGGNSRFRWQWKRNLSVGQEIDELIELSSLLINIDLNDNTDKWAWLGSVDGQFSVGLVKSLLTKNLGFQGLYIPSRCKWIPRKCNIFIRRLGMDKLATMDALKKRNIDNGDQTCVLCGEEDESVVHLFTSCYMASSLWSIISSWCKIPSIMAFSVKDLLETHENIGLKGRKKEVIQGIIRIGCWCIWKARNEARFNNIPANLAGIIRELKSVGLFWLNSRSKDLNVSWREWCSFVNM from the coding sequence ATGATAGGGGGTGTGTGGTGTAATATCATTAAATTGCTGGACAAGGTATCGCTCGATAACAAACCGCTGAAACAGTATATTGTTGGCAAAGTGGGTTCGGGGGAGTTGATTCAGTTCTGGTTTGACCCTTGGTTGAGCATCGGTCCTCTGTTTCTTAGATTCCCTGCATTGTTTCAACCGGAGAAAAAAAAAGATTGTAAGATAGTTGATAGGATTGGTTTTGTCGGAGGGAACTCAAGATTCAGGTGGCAATGGAAGCGAAATCTGAGCGTAGGCCAGGAAATCGATGAACTGATTGAATTAAGTAGCTTACTGATTAATATTGATTTAAATGATAACACGGATAAATGGGCTTGGTTGGGCTCAGTCGATGGGCAGTTCAGTGTGGGCTTGGTGAAGAGTCTTTTGACGAAAAATCTGGGTTTTCAGGGGTTGTATATCCCGTCTAGATGCAAATGGATTCCCCgaaaatgtaatatttttattcGGAGACTCGGTATGGATAAACTTGCAACTATGGACGCGCTTAAGAAAAGGAATATAGATAATGGGGATCAAACTTGTGTGCTTTGTGGTGAGGAGGACGAATCGGTTGTTCATCTCTTTACTTCGTGTTATATGGCTTCGTCTCTTTGGTCGATTATAAGTAGTTGGTGCAAAATCCCTTCGATTATGGCTTTTTCTGTGAAGGATCTTCTGGAAACGCACGAGAATATCGGGCTCAAAGGAAGGAAAAAAGAAGTTATTCAAGGTATCATTAGAATTGGATGTTGGTGTATTTGGAAGGCTAGGAACGAAGCTAGATTTAACAATATTCCTGCGAATTTGGCGGGGATTATCAGGGAATTGAAGTCGGTAGGGTTGTTTTGGCTTAACTCTAGATCTAAGGATTTAAATGTGAGTTGGAGAGAGTGGTGTAGTTTCGTTAATATGTAA